A single window of SAR324 cluster bacterium DNA harbors:
- a CDS encoding ribonuclease HII, which translates to YPQWEFSKHKGYPTKRHKELLQQFGPTPIHRKTFRW; encoded by the coding sequence ATATCCACAGTGGGAATTTTCAAAGCACAAAGGCTACCCTACTAAACGTCACAAGGAACTGTTGCAGCAGTTTGGTCCAACCCCAATTCATAGAAAAACGTTTCGCTGGTGA